From a single Candidatus Woesearchaeota archaeon genomic region:
- a CDS encoding ferredoxin — translation MAKDEDVDLSDDKQFLLELDRLNCIGCGACVAVSPDFFELGDDGKVNILEGSERQDAWYEKKISKQDFKVNVEAAESCPVSVIHIKSLKDDKKII, via the coding sequence ATGGCAAAAGATGAAGATGTTGATTTGAGTGATGATAAACAGTTTTTGTTAGAGCTTGATAGGCTTAATTGTATTGGTTGTGGTGCTTGCGTCGCTGTTTCTCCTGATTTCTTTGAGTTGGGTGATGATGGTAAAGTGAACATCCTTGAGGGTTCTGAAAGGCAGGATGCTTGGTATGAGAAGAAGATTTCTAAGCAAGACTTTAAGGTTAATGTTGAGGCCGCTGAGTCTTGTCCTGTGTCTGTTATTCATATTAAGTCTTTGAAGGATGATAAGAAGATAATATGA
- a CDS encoding helix-turn-helix domain-containing protein, whose amino-acid sequence MNVKSVEEKILKSLKNNKELNILEISSSLKMDRHTVAKYLEILRTRGLVNFSTKGKSKIWSLSDNPFKELLGVNDFISSQVLRVLSNLDYDVSIQSRNYDVIWHNSKSLEGKCYEVFQAKKVPCKNCPSKKVFSTGQAHKEVVVRNGEKKLMISEPIKNDRGEVIAVVELVKNFGGDAS is encoded by the coding sequence ATGAATGTTAAGAGCGTAGAAGAAAAAATATTGAAATCTTTAAAAAACAATAAAGAATTGAACATTTTAGAGATATCTTCTTCTTTGAAAATGGACAGGCACACAGTTGCTAAATACTTAGAAATTCTTAGAACTAGGGGCTTAGTTAATTTTTCTACTAAGGGAAAATCAAAGATTTGGTCTTTATCAGATAATCCTTTTAAAGAATTATTAGGGGTTAATGACTTTATTTCAAGTCAGGTTTTACGTGTTCTTAGTAATTTAGATTATGATGTTAGTATTCAATCAAGGAACTATGATGTTATTTGGCATAATTCTAAGAGCTTAGAAGGTAAATGTTACGAGGTTTTTCAAGCTAAAAAAGTTCCTTGTAAGAATTGTCCGTCTAAAAAAGTTTTTAGTACTGGTCAAGCTCATAAAGAAGTAGTTGTTCGTAACGGTGAAAAAAAATTAATGATTTCTGAACCTATAAAGAATGATCGTGGTGAAGTTATAGCTGTGGTTGAATTAGTTAAAAATTTTGGGGGTGACGCGTCTTGA
- the sufB gene encoding Fe-S cluster assembly protein SufB codes for MKEGESRELYDKPDIHKHKFTTGVGISEEVVRQISSYKNEPDWMLQKRLDSFKLFEDMPSPNWGPSLEKLDLNKICYFAVPDAEHNSDSWDKVPDEIKKTFDRLGIPDSERKALAGAGAQYDSQVVYHNLKEDLRKKGVIFEDMDVAVKKYPDLVKKYFMNRCVSPSLHKFAALHGAVWSGGTFIYVPKNVKLDLPLQAYFRMNFEGAGQFEHTLIVIDEGAEAHYIEGCSAPLYNSSSIHVGCVEVFVEKNARMRYSSVENWSKNTYNLNTKRALAEENSLMEWVSGNLGSGVTMLYPATLLLGKNSKANHVSIAYAGKGQNQDTGAKVYHLAPNTKSTVKAKSLSKDGGITSYRGLIKIPKGSINSTCSVTCDALMFDNKSESNTYPVMLIDEEESDTVHEARIGRISEEQLFYLMSRGLEEEEALQIIVAGFIEPLLKELPLEYAVEMNRLIEMEFENSLG; via the coding sequence ATTAAAGAAGGTGAATCCCGAGAGTTATATGATAAACCTGATATTCATAAGCATAAATTCACAACGGGTGTAGGGATTTCAGAAGAAGTAGTTAGACAGATTTCTTCTTACAAGAATGAGCCTGATTGGATGCTTCAGAAAAGGCTTGATTCTTTTAAATTATTTGAGGATATGCCTTCTCCTAATTGGGGTCCGAGTCTTGAAAAATTAGATTTGAATAAGATTTGTTATTTTGCTGTTCCTGATGCTGAACATAATTCTGATTCTTGGGATAAAGTTCCTGATGAAATAAAGAAGACATTTGATAGATTAGGTATTCCTGATTCTGAGCGTAAAGCTCTTGCGGGCGCGGGTGCTCAGTATGATAGTCAAGTTGTTTATCATAATCTTAAAGAGGATCTTAGAAAAAAAGGTGTTATTTTTGAGGATATGGATGTTGCTGTAAAAAAATATCCTGACTTAGTCAAGAAATATTTTATGAATCGTTGTGTAAGTCCTTCTTTGCATAAGTTCGCTGCGCTTCATGGCGCGGTTTGGTCAGGTGGTACTTTCATTTATGTTCCTAAAAATGTTAAATTGGATTTACCTTTGCAAGCTTATTTTCGTATGAATTTTGAGGGTGCGGGTCAATTTGAGCATACTTTGATAGTGATTGATGAGGGCGCGGAAGCTCATTACATTGAGGGTTGTTCTGCTCCTTTGTATAATAGTAGTTCTATTCATGTTGGTTGCGTAGAAGTATTTGTTGAAAAGAATGCTAGGATGCGTTATTCTTCTGTTGAGAATTGGTCTAAAAATACTTATAACTTAAATACGAAGAGAGCTTTAGCAGAGGAAAACAGTTTAATGGAATGGGTTTCTGGTAATCTTGGTTCTGGGGTTACTATGCTTTACCCTGCTACTCTTCTTTTGGGTAAAAATAGTAAGGCGAATCATGTGTCTATTGCTTATGCGGGTAAAGGTCAGAATCAGGATACTGGTGCTAAAGTGTATCATTTAGCGCCTAATACTAAGAGCACGGTTAAAGCTAAAAGTTTAAGCAAGGATGGAGGTATAACTAGTTATCGTGGTTTAATAAAGATTCCTAAAGGTTCAATTAATTCAACTTGTTCTGTGACTTGTGACGCGTTAATGTTTGATAACAAAAGTGAAAGTAATACTTATCCTGTTATGTTGATTGATGAAGAAGAATCTGATACTGTTCACGAAGCGAGAATTGGTAGGATAAGCGAAGAACAATTATTTTATTTAATGAGTAGAGGCTTGGAAGAAGAAGAGGCTCTTCAAATAATCGTTGCTGGTTTCATTGAGCCTTTGTTAAAAGAATTGCCTTTGGAGTACGCTGTTGAAATGAATAGATTAATAGAAATGGAATTTGAAAATAGTTTAGGTTAA
- a CDS encoding SufD family Fe-S cluster assembly protein, protein MNELKSKNFVMLKDIRDLSPDVDVSSDFSKGVISSSLTTKTFNELNVLKILELKDSSHLTLNVKKNTNFELAILMASDDKSLVVEAFLEENSFARIICFSNKKSLVKHNSVCEKNSRFEAVNFSTNELVADSVSRLKDDASCLIINSYLNKGVDSNIKDKVIHVGENNSSLISSRSYLLNSKSDSRGLIRIEPSAFNAQGFQESNSLIEGDSRFISVPDLEILNNEVKCSHGSTISRIKDEDLFYFESRGISKDEARKMLISGHVLGVLPSSQIKDFANDLLIDFLRGVSS, encoded by the coding sequence ATGAATGAGTTAAAATCAAAGAACTTCGTAATGCTTAAAGATATTCGTGATTTAAGCCCTGACGTAGATGTTAGTAGTGATTTTTCTAAGGGTGTTATTAGTTCTTCTTTGACTACTAAGACATTCAATGAATTAAATGTTTTGAAGATTTTAGAGTTGAAAGATTCTTCTCATTTAACATTGAATGTTAAAAAAAATACTAATTTTGAATTAGCTATATTAATGGCTTCTGATGATAAATCATTAGTTGTTGAAGCTTTTTTAGAAGAGAATTCTTTTGCAAGAATTATTTGTTTTTCTAATAAGAAATCTTTGGTTAAGCATAATTCTGTTTGTGAGAAAAATTCTAGGTTTGAAGCAGTTAATTTTTCTACTAATGAATTAGTGGCTGATTCTGTTTCTCGTTTGAAAGACGACGCGTCTTGTTTAATTATTAACAGTTATTTGAATAAAGGTGTCGATTCTAATATTAAGGATAAGGTTATTCATGTTGGTGAGAATAATTCTTCTTTAATAAGTTCTAGGTCTTATTTATTAAATTCTAAGAGTGATTCTCGTGGCTTAATCAGGATTGAGCCTTCTGCTTTTAATGCTCAAGGTTTTCAAGAGTCTAATTCTTTGATTGAGGGTGATTCAAGATTTATTTCTGTTCCCGACTTAGAAATTCTTAATAACGAGGTTAAATGTAGTCATGGTTCTACTATTTCTAGGATTAAAGATGAGGATTTGTTTTATTTTGAGTCAAGAGGGATATCTAAAGATGAAGCTAGAAAAATGCTAATTAGCGGTCACGTTTTAGGTGTTCTTCCTTCTTCTCAGATTAAAGATTTTGCGAATGATTTATTAATTGATTTTTTAAGAGGGGTTAGTTCATGA
- a CDS encoding aminotransferase class V-fold PLP-dependent enzyme — MKKDFPLLKNIAYLDNAATTQKPICVINKVISFYENSNANPHRGIYDLAVKATDELENSRNIISDFIGASVDEVFFVKNATDGFNYLANSYKILLNNFSSDKKGNIVTTIMEHHSNFVPWLKLCEFVNLDFKVANHIDVEEKIVELVDENTKIVSFTLMSNVSGKIIDAKKLIKKIRLKNDSCVIIIDAAQGIAHQEINVKDLDCDFLVFSGHKIYGPLGVGVVYGKKYLLESLFPSSFGGGMVLDYKNKEFSFQEIPHRFESGSLDVASISGLGEAIKYFSNIKDKFVIENKLKEFALSELRKIEGLRIIGHDSDDYGPVISFIIEGIHTHDLATVADSFNVCIRAGHHCAKPYLDALGFDAVSRVSLAFYNDVEDIVKLIDAIKKAKVIFK, encoded by the coding sequence ATGAAAAAAGATTTTCCGTTGTTAAAAAATATTGCTTATTTAGATAACGCAGCCACCACTCAGAAACCTATTTGTGTAATTAATAAAGTAATTAGTTTTTATGAAAATAGTAATGCTAATCCTCATCGCGGAATTTATGATTTGGCTGTTAAAGCAACTGATGAATTAGAGAATTCTAGGAATATCATATCTGATTTTATTGGTGCTTCTGTTGATGAAGTTTTCTTTGTTAAAAACGCGACTGATGGTTTTAATTATTTGGCTAATTCTTACAAGATTTTATTAAATAATTTTTCTTCAGATAAAAAAGGTAATATTGTAACAACAATAATGGAGCATCATAGTAATTTTGTTCCTTGGTTAAAATTATGTGAGTTTGTCAATCTTGATTTTAAAGTTGCTAATCACATTGATGTTGAAGAAAAAATTGTTGAGTTAGTTGATGAAAATACTAAGATTGTTTCTTTTACTTTGATGTCTAATGTATCAGGTAAAATTATTGATGCTAAAAAATTAATTAAAAAAATAAGACTTAAGAATGATTCTTGCGTAATAATAATTGATGCTGCTCAAGGAATTGCTCATCAAGAAATTAATGTTAAAGATTTAGATTGTGATTTCTTGGTTTTTTCAGGTCATAAAATTTATGGTCCTTTAGGTGTTGGAGTAGTTTATGGTAAAAAGTATTTGCTTGAATCTTTATTTCCTTCTAGTTTCGGTGGTGGAATGGTTCTTGATTATAAGAATAAAGAATTTTCGTTTCAAGAAATTCCTCACAGGTTCGAATCTGGTTCTTTAGATGTTGCTAGTATTTCTGGTTTGGGAGAAGCAATAAAATATTTTTCTAATATAAAAGATAAGTTCGTTATTGAAAATAAATTAAAAGAATTCGCTTTATCTGAATTAAGAAAAATTGAGGGTTTAAGAATTATAGGTCATGATTCTGATGATTATGGTCCTGTTATTAGTTTCATAATAGAAGGAATTCATACTCATGACTTGGCTACTGTTGCTGATTCGTTTAATGTTTGTATAAGAGCAGGTCATCATTGTGCTAAGCCTTACTTGGACGCTCTTGGTTTCGACGCTGTTTCTAGGGTTAGTTTAGCTTTTTATAATGATGTTGAAGACATCGTGAAATTAATTGACGCTATTAAGAAAGCAAAGGTGATATTCAAATGA